The following are encoded together in the Lathyrus oleraceus cultivar Zhongwan6 chromosome 3, CAAS_Psat_ZW6_1.0, whole genome shotgun sequence genome:
- the LOC127132378 gene encoding uncharacterized protein LOC127132378 translates to MELTLSDNSLKTFARCITCLARIGNELSIQASSSQLLFHTINSSRSAYQSIHFKPSFFDVYTVSSVPVQCSVLLKAVCAVLRTPIANIDHLTVKLLEPDAPKVEWILDCYSGMRKTYWITCNVEPDIQHLSLDRQKFPSNFVVRPRDLNRLLANFQSSLQEITIIATEPASVPPDSANEIGGKAVELRSYIDPTKDNDSLLHTQLWIDPKEEFLQYVHTGDPVDVTFSVKELKAFLSFCEGCEIDIHLHFEKTGEPILMAPKFGLEDGSHSNFDATLVLATMLTSQLHEGAASEPPVVPNNTHARTEERNESPLQQENCRLNASELPSDHTRIWSDLSATAVKNTSAMEERQAQERTTLNDNEQREIQKISTVQISRGKLAAGNNPRDSNFCQPTENDHVQEPQDMLPNNGQAVSQHHPSNWVDAEEDDEDDADEDEQYIQATPPYYDEQ, encoded by the exons ATGGAGTTGACGTTGAGTGATAACTCCCTCAAAACCTTTGCACGATGCATCACGTGCCTCGCACGCATCGGAAACGAACTCTCAATTCAAGCTTCTTCTTCACAG CTTCTTTTCCACACTATCAATTCATCACGTTCTGCATATCAATCCATACATTTCAAACCCAGCTTCTTTGACGTATACACGGTTTCCAGTGTTCCCGTGCAATGTAGCGTGCTTCTGAAG GCTGTTTGTGCTGTTCTTAGGACACCTATAGCAAATATTGATCATTTGACAGTGAAATTACTGGAGCCGGATGCTCCGAAAGTTGAGTGGATTCTAGATTGCTACAGCG GTATGAGAAAAACCTATTGGATTACTTGCAATGTTGAACCTGACATTCAGCACTTGTCCCTTGACAGGCAAAAATTTCCAAGCAACTTTGTCGTGAGGCCTCGAGATCTGAACAGGTTACTTGCTAATTTTCAGTCATCTCTTCAAGAAATCACTATCATTGCAACCGAACCTGCTTCTGTACCTCCTGATTCTGCTAATGAAATTGGTGGAAAGGCCGTTGAACTTCGAAGTTACATTGACCCAACCAAAG ACAATGATTCATTGCTACACACCCAACTCTGGATAGATCCTAAGGAGGAGTTTTTGCAGTATGTTCATACTGGGGACCCTGTAGATGTGACTTTCAGTGTAAAAGAACTGAAG GCATTTCTTTCATTTTGCGAGGGCTGTGAAATTGATATCCATTTACATTTTGAGAAAACTGGCGA ACCAATTCTCATGGCACCTAAATTTGGTTTGGAAGATGGGTCCCATTCGAATTTTGATGCTACCCTTGTACTGGCAACCATGTTAACATCTCAGCTTCATGAAGGCGCAGCATCAGAACCTCCAGTGGTGCCTAACAATACACATGCTCGAACTGAAGAAAGAAATGAATCTCCATTGCAGCAAGAGAACTGCAGATTGAATGCATCAGAGCTTCCGTCTGACCACACCCGTATTTGGTCAGACCTTTCAG CAACTGCAGTTAAGAATACTAGTGCCATGGAAGAAAGGCAGGCCCAAGAAAGAACAACTTTGAATGATAACGAACAAAGAGAAATTCAAAAGATTAGTACAGTGCAAATTTCAAGAGGAAAATTAGCCGCAGGAAATAATCCCAGGGATTCCAATTT CTGCCAACCAACTGAAAATGATCATGTACAAGAGCCTCAAG ATATGTTGCCAAACAATGGTCAAGCGGTTTCACAGCATCATCCCAGTAATTGGGTAGATGCTGAAGAGGATGACGAAGACGACGCCGATGAGGATGAGCAGTACATTCAGGCAACACCACCATACTATGATGAACAATAA
- the LOC127132380 gene encoding protein RALF-like 33 — protein MAPPSFYSHLLLIICATVLLTLTISPPTVDAGGFNFGMEWIHQTKTTCEGSIADCMLQQGEEEFQFDNEINRRILATTKYISYGALQRNTVPCSRRGASYYNCRPGAQANPYSRGCSAITRCRS, from the coding sequence ATGGCACCACCAAGCTTCTATTCACACCTCCTCCTCATAATTTGCGCCACCGTCTTGTTAACACTAACGATTTCACCACCGACAGTAGATGCCGGAGGATTCAACTTCGGAATGGAATGGATTCACCAAACCAAAACAACCTGCGAAGGTTCCATCGCCGATTGCATGTTGCAACAAGGTGAAGAAGAGTTTCAGTTTGATAACGAGATCAACAGGCGTATTTTAGCAACAACAAAGTACATCAGCTATGGTGCGCTTCAGAGGAACACTGTGCCATGCTCTCGCCGTGGCGCTTCGTACTACAATTGCCGTCCCGGTGCTCAGGCCAACCCTTACAGCCGTGGATGCAGCGCTATCACGAGGTGCCGGagttaa